One genomic region from Mesorhizobium terrae encodes:
- the waaC gene encoding lipopolysaccharide heptosyltransferase I — MKVLIVKTSSMGDVIHTFPAVQDALNARPDMSFDWCVEEAFANIVALHPAIGTIHKVALRRWRKQVVSSNTWREGAALRHALRAGHYDLVLDAQGLLKSAFVAKLAGAPIAGFDKASAREPSATVFYDQRYGVPRDMHAIERTRRLFGLALGYEPDLSTLDSGIVVPPGAPLAQAERTAILLHGTSREDKKWPMQDWIETAQLMVASRFSPVTTWSNDKERTVAEAIGNAVPETLVVPKSPLSDVARLIGGATLVVGADTGLTHLAAAFGLPTVAIFLTTEPGLTGPRGPFASTLIAGENGRVTPRAAFEEAARLLALKDGRA; from the coding sequence ATGAAAGTGCTGATCGTCAAGACGTCCTCGATGGGCGATGTGATCCACACCTTTCCCGCCGTTCAGGACGCGTTGAACGCACGACCCGACATGTCCTTCGATTGGTGCGTGGAAGAAGCCTTCGCCAACATCGTTGCACTCCACCCCGCGATCGGTACCATTCACAAGGTTGCCCTGCGGCGCTGGCGGAAGCAGGTCGTCTCCTCCAACACCTGGCGCGAGGGCGCCGCGCTGCGCCACGCATTGCGCGCCGGCCACTACGATCTCGTTCTCGATGCTCAAGGCTTGCTGAAATCTGCCTTCGTGGCGAAGCTCGCCGGAGCACCGATCGCCGGCTTCGACAAGGCGAGCGCGCGCGAACCCTCGGCAACCGTCTTTTACGACCAGCGCTATGGCGTGCCCCGCGACATGCATGCCATCGAGCGCACCAGGCGCCTGTTCGGCCTGGCACTTGGTTACGAGCCGGACCTGTCGACGCTCGATTCCGGCATCGTGGTGCCGCCCGGCGCGCCCTTGGCGCAGGCAGAGCGAACCGCGATCCTGCTGCACGGAACCAGCCGCGAGGACAAGAAATGGCCGATGCAAGACTGGATCGAAACGGCCCAACTTATGGTCGCCAGCAGGTTCTCTCCGGTTACCACTTGGTCAAATGACAAGGAAAGAACCGTGGCGGAGGCGATCGGCAATGCCGTGCCGGAAACGCTGGTGGTGCCGAAATCGCCTCTGTCGGATGTCGCGCGCCTGATCGGCGGCGCGACGCTGGTTGTCGGCGCGGACACGGGTTTGACGCATCTTGCCGCAGCCTTTGGATTGCCGACGGTTGCCATCTTCCTGACCACGGAGCCGGGGCTGACCGGACCGCGTGGCCCCTTTGCCTCGACATTGATCGCAGGCGAAAACGGACGCGTCACGCCTCGGGCCGCTTTCGAGGAAGCGGCCAGGCTGCTGGCTTTGAAAGACGGGCGAGCCTGA
- the waaF gene encoding lipopolysaccharide heptosyltransferase II encodes MAESPTILVIGPRWVGDMVMAQCLFSALKQLYPNAGIDVMAPAWAAPLVGRMPEVRQQIEMPVPSGKLELGVRRRFGRMLKGRYDMAYVLPGSLKSALIPFFAGIPKRVGHLREMRYGLLTDIVPLPEKQKRRTAHGFFSLARGGSFQAPKLTVDGANQAELLARYGLVEGAFVAMMPGAEFGPAKRWPSASYAGLARAMMAKGLRVALFGSRNDSAVTAEIAELAPGCVDLAGKTQLVDAIDLIAAARLAVSNDSGLMHVAAAVGTPVVAVYGSTSPENTPPLAERRELVWLQLSCSPCHKKVCPLGHMNCLNTLDVERVLQAADHLIDAPAAA; translated from the coding sequence ATGGCTGAAAGCCCGACGATCCTCGTGATCGGCCCCCGCTGGGTGGGCGACATGGTCATGGCGCAGTGCCTGTTCTCGGCACTGAAGCAGCTTTATCCAAACGCCGGCATCGACGTGATGGCGCCTGCCTGGGCCGCTCCGCTGGTAGGGCGCATGCCGGAAGTTCGCCAGCAGATCGAAATGCCGGTACCGTCCGGCAAGCTGGAGCTTGGCGTGCGCCGCCGCTTCGGCCGCATGCTCAAGGGCCGCTACGACATGGCCTATGTTCTGCCCGGCAGCCTGAAGTCGGCGCTTATCCCGTTCTTTGCAGGCATCCCCAAGCGCGTCGGCCATCTGCGCGAGATGCGCTACGGCCTGCTCACCGACATCGTGCCGCTGCCCGAGAAGCAGAAACGCCGCACGGCGCATGGGTTCTTTTCGCTGGCGCGTGGTGGTTCCTTCCAGGCTCCGAAGCTGACCGTGGATGGCGCGAACCAGGCGGAACTCCTCGCTCGCTACGGGCTTGTTGAGGGGGCGTTCGTGGCAATGATGCCGGGCGCCGAGTTCGGGCCGGCGAAGCGTTGGCCGAGCGCTTCCTATGCCGGCCTTGCCCGCGCCATGATGGCGAAAGGGTTGCGGGTGGCGCTGTTCGGCTCCAGGAACGATAGCGCCGTAACGGCAGAAATCGCCGAGTTGGCTCCCGGATGTGTCGATCTGGCCGGCAAGACGCAGCTGGTGGACGCCATCGACCTGATCGCGGCGGCAAGGCTCGCTGTATCCAACGACAGTGGGCTCATGCACGTCGCGGCCGCCGTCGGGACGCCGGTCGTTGCAGTCTATGGCTCGACTTCGCCCGAAAACACGCCTCCGCTGGCCGAGCGGCGCGAGCTGGTATGGCTGCAGCTTTCCTGCTCGCCGTGTCACAAGAAAGTCTGCCCGCTCGGCCATATGAATTGCCTGAACACCCTCGATGTCGAACGTGTGTTGCAGGCCGCCGACCATCTGATCGATGCGCCGGCCGCCGCATGA
- the rfaD gene encoding ADP-glyceromanno-heptose 6-epimerase produces the protein MIIVTGGAGMIGSNIVAALNAEGHDDILVVDDLTDGHKIVNLADLRIADYLDKDEFLPLIEAGKLGFVEAVFHQGACSTTTEWNGKFMMDVNFTYSKRLLHACLGSRVPFLYASSASVYGGGSEFREEAEFERPLNVYAWSKKLFDDYVRRNVGPSHSQVAGLRYFNVYGPRERHKGTMASVAFHLFNQVGRGENPKLFGAYDGFGPGEQSRDFIHVGDVADVNLWLWKRGVSGIFNCGTGRAQPFRAIAETVITSLGKGSIEYIDFPDHLKGSYQSFTQADMSRLRAAGYNGQFRDVETGVKDYVEWLKARRSS, from the coding sequence ATGATCATCGTAACCGGTGGAGCCGGCATGATCGGCTCCAACATCGTCGCCGCGCTCAACGCGGAAGGCCATGACGACATCCTCGTCGTCGACGACCTGACCGACGGCCACAAGATCGTCAATCTGGCCGACCTCAGGATCGCCGATTACCTCGACAAGGACGAATTCCTGCCGCTCATTGAGGCCGGGAAACTCGGCTTCGTCGAAGCCGTCTTCCATCAGGGTGCCTGCTCGACGACCACCGAGTGGAACGGCAAGTTCATGATGGACGTGAACTTCACCTACTCGAAACGACTGCTGCACGCCTGTCTGGGCTCACGCGTGCCGTTCCTCTACGCCTCCTCCGCATCCGTCTACGGCGGCGGCTCTGAGTTCCGCGAGGAAGCCGAGTTCGAGCGCCCGCTCAACGTTTATGCATGGTCGAAGAAACTTTTCGACGACTATGTGCGCCGCAACGTCGGTCCCAGCCATTCGCAGGTTGCGGGCCTGCGCTATTTCAACGTTTACGGCCCGCGCGAGCGGCACAAGGGCACGATGGCTTCGGTCGCCTTCCACCTGTTCAACCAGGTCGGGCGTGGCGAAAACCCGAAGCTGTTCGGCGCCTATGACGGGTTTGGTCCCGGCGAGCAGAGCCGTGATTTCATCCACGTCGGCGATGTCGCCGACGTCAATCTCTGGCTCTGGAAACGCGGCGTCAGCGGCATCTTCAACTGCGGTACCGGCCGCGCCCAGCCTTTCCGCGCCATAGCTGAGACGGTCATCACCTCGCTCGGCAAGGGGAGCATCGAATATATCGACTTCCCCGATCATCTGAAGGGCAGCTACCAGAGCTTCACGCAAGCTGATATGTCCCGCCTGCGCGCAGCCGGCTACAATGGCCAGTTCCGCGATGTCGAAACCGGCGTGAAAGACTATGTCGAATGGCTGAAAGCCCGACGATCCTCGTGA
- the rfaE1 gene encoding D-glycero-beta-D-manno-heptose-7-phosphate kinase: MSELHLSSPEILHRAIARFADVTVLVVGDLILDRFVNGVIERISPEAPIPVLHGRGEMLAVGGAGNVVSNIVSLGGRAVPVSVLGDDAAGRNVMRMFEELGVDATGIGQTRERMTSSKSRFSALNQQVLRFDEEEVRAPNAAERKELVAHFRAALERADIVILSDYGKGVLLDGVAAELIAICREAGKPVLVDPKGRDYSPYRGATAVTPNRKELGEAAGRAVFADDEIVAAARELIAANGFDFVVATRSEKGMSVVDAGSARHIATQAREVFDVSGAGDTVIASFALALAAGADRAAAAAIANAAGGVVVGKRGTARLTADELTGALFRSHGAIHKDAILDAAAAQRLVATWKEEGLTVGFTNGCFDILHAGHVSLLHAARSQCDRLVLGLNSDASVRRLKGPNRPVNDQHDRACVLAALASVDAVVVFDEDTPLKLIETLLPDILVKGADYTIDQVVGAEVVQKAGGRVVLVDLVAGKSTTGTIGKLRAGTGN; this comes from the coding sequence ATGAGCGAGTTGCACCTGTCTTCTCCCGAAATCCTCCACCGCGCGATTGCACGGTTCGCCGATGTCACCGTCCTGGTCGTCGGCGACCTCATTCTCGACCGCTTCGTCAATGGCGTCATCGAGCGCATCTCACCGGAAGCGCCGATCCCGGTTCTGCACGGGCGCGGCGAGATGCTGGCCGTTGGCGGCGCCGGCAATGTCGTCTCCAACATCGTTTCGCTGGGTGGCCGGGCGGTTCCTGTCTCGGTGCTCGGCGATGACGCGGCGGGCCGCAACGTCATGCGCATGTTCGAGGAACTCGGCGTCGATGCCACAGGGATCGGGCAGACGCGCGAACGCATGACCTCCTCGAAAAGCCGGTTCAGCGCGCTTAACCAGCAGGTTCTGCGCTTCGACGAGGAAGAGGTCCGCGCACCCAATGCGGCGGAGCGCAAGGAGCTCGTCGCGCATTTTCGCGCAGCGCTCGAGCGCGCGGACATCGTCATCCTCTCCGACTACGGCAAGGGTGTTCTGCTCGACGGCGTGGCCGCGGAATTGATCGCGATTTGCCGCGAGGCCGGCAAGCCGGTGCTCGTCGATCCGAAGGGGCGGGACTATTCACCCTATCGCGGTGCGACCGCTGTCACGCCGAACCGCAAGGAACTGGGCGAGGCGGCGGGACGCGCCGTGTTCGCCGACGATGAGATCGTGGCTGCGGCGCGCGAGTTGATCGCCGCGAACGGCTTTGACTTTGTCGTCGCCACGCGCAGCGAAAAGGGCATGAGCGTGGTCGATGCCGGATCGGCTCGCCATATCGCCACGCAGGCACGGGAAGTGTTCGACGTCTCCGGCGCCGGCGACACCGTGATCGCCTCCTTCGCGCTGGCGCTGGCCGCCGGGGCCGACCGCGCCGCAGCGGCGGCCATTGCCAATGCCGCCGGCGGTGTCGTCGTCGGCAAACGCGGCACGGCGCGGCTGACCGCCGACGAATTGACCGGCGCGCTGTTCCGCTCGCACGGCGCCATTCACAAGGACGCCATCCTCGACGCCGCCGCCGCGCAGCGGCTGGTGGCGACCTGGAAGGAAGAGGGGCTGACGGTGGGTTTCACCAACGGCTGCTTCGACATTTTGCACGCCGGGCACGTCAGCCTGCTGCATGCCGCGCGCAGCCAGTGCGATCGGCTGGTGCTCGGCCTGAACAGCGACGCCTCGGTGCGGCGCCTGAAAGGACCGAACCGGCCCGTCAACGATCAGCACGACCGCGCTTGCGTGTTGGCGGCGCTCGCTTCCGTCGATGCCGTCGTGGTCTTCGACGAGGATACGCCGCTGAAGCTTATCGAAACGCTGCTACCCGACATCCTGGTCAAGGGCGCGGACTATACGATCGACCAGGTGGTCGGTGCAGAGGTGGTGCAGAAAGCGGGCGGGCGCGTTGTCCTGGTCGATCTCGTCGCGGGAAAGAGTACCACCGGCACAATCGGCAAACTGCGCGCCGGCACAGGAAACTGA
- a CDS encoding D-sedoheptulose-7-phosphate isomerase gives MSNLNDYLDRSAAAITAMVERDLSAEMQRATDAVVTALSSGKAFLICGNGGSASDAIHIAGELVGRFLKERKAYNVIALPANAAVLTAWGNDYGFDTVFSRQVEAHGAQGAVLLAISTSGNSPSILAAAEQARTMGMTVIGMTGDTGGKLKPLCDVLLNVPSTSTPIIQQGHICLYHYLCEEVEIRLSASPDNR, from the coding sequence ATGTCCAATCTGAATGACTACCTCGACCGTTCGGCCGCCGCGATCACCGCCATGGTCGAACGCGATCTTTCGGCCGAAATGCAACGGGCGACCGATGCGGTCGTAACCGCTTTGTCATCGGGCAAGGCGTTTCTGATCTGTGGCAATGGCGGTTCGGCCAGCGATGCGATCCACATCGCCGGCGAACTGGTCGGGCGGTTCCTGAAAGAGCGCAAGGCCTATAACGTCATTGCGCTGCCTGCCAATGCCGCGGTGTTGACCGCCTGGGGCAACGACTACGGTTTCGACACTGTCTTTTCGCGCCAGGTCGAAGCGCATGGTGCGCAAGGTGCGGTGCTGCTGGCGATTTCGACCAGTGGCAATTCGCCATCCATCCTGGCAGCGGCCGAACAGGCGCGAACGATGGGCATGACCGTGATTGGCATGACCGGCGATACCGGCGGCAAGCTGAAGCCGCTCTGCGATGTGCTGCTCAACGTGCCTTCGACCTCGACGCCGATCATCCAGCAAGGCCACATCTGCCTCTACCATTATCTGTGCGAGGAGGTGGAAATCCGCCTCAGCGCCAGCCCGGACAACCGATGA
- a CDS encoding D-glycero-alpha-D-manno-heptose-1,7-bisphosphate 7-phosphatase has translation MTEDAVRFPLAEPGLWVERVGDTVFPSGEPALFLDRDGTINVDTGYPSNAGQVVLREEIVPVIQTANSVGLPVVVVTNQSGIARGYFGWAEFAAVNGRVLELLHARHCSVDLVLACAYHEAGNGLLGVADHPMRKPNPGMLLRAAEILKVDLAHSLVVGDKQADAEAGRRAGLSKIFLVGGAVSAEQAAIAEMETIRRL, from the coding sequence ATGACGGAAGACGCTGTCCGGTTCCCGCTCGCCGAGCCGGGGCTGTGGGTGGAGCGTGTCGGCGACACCGTCTTTCCGTCGGGCGAGCCGGCCCTCTTTCTCGATCGCGACGGCACCATCAATGTCGATACCGGCTATCCGAGCAATGCCGGACAGGTCGTTCTGCGCGAAGAAATCGTGCCGGTCATCCAGACCGCCAACAGCGTCGGGCTTCCGGTCGTCGTGGTAACCAATCAGTCCGGCATCGCGCGCGGCTATTTCGGCTGGGCTGAATTCGCGGCGGTCAATGGTCGCGTGCTGGAGCTTTTGCACGCAAGGCATTGCTCGGTCGACCTGGTGTTGGCGTGCGCCTATCACGAAGCAGGCAACGGACTGCTCGGCGTGGCCGATCACCCGATGCGCAAGCCCAATCCGGGCATGTTGCTGCGGGCGGCCGAGATTTTGAAGGTCGATCTGGCACATTCGCTTGTGGTCGGCGACAAGCAAGCCGATGCTGAAGCCGGGCGTCGGGCGGGGCTGTCGAAAATATTCCTGGTGGGCGGCGCGGTCAGCGCGGAACAGGCCGCGATCGCCGAAATGGAAACTATTCGCCGGCTTTGA
- a CDS encoding glycosyltransferase family 2 protein, translating into MIADCLESVDFCAEIVVVDSGSTDGTLECIESFAAKGFPIRLIRNEWPGFPQQRLFALTHATQPWCLSIDADERVDTELKQSIMEATQKGDDAVNGWYVRRRDWINGYGYAHRWVAHNRIFRLFRRDKASVDLSRRVHETYKVPGETALIQKGTLLHRRPTSVANELSRTNAYSSLKVEAQMEQGDEPSMSRLVFSPWVNFLKFYVGKRYFLCGRHGYVHSAMVFLYSYVTEAKLFEARDSSSNGSSVKAGE; encoded by the coding sequence ATGATCGCCGACTGCCTGGAAAGCGTCGACTTCTGCGCGGAGATCGTCGTCGTGGATTCGGGATCGACCGACGGCACGCTCGAATGCATCGAAAGCTTTGCGGCGAAAGGCTTTCCGATCCGTCTGATCCGCAATGAGTGGCCTGGTTTTCCGCAGCAGCGGCTCTTCGCACTCACGCACGCTACCCAGCCCTGGTGCCTGAGCATCGATGCCGATGAGCGCGTCGATACCGAGTTGAAGCAGTCGATCATGGAAGCGACACAGAAGGGCGATGACGCCGTCAACGGCTGGTACGTCCGCCGCCGCGATTGGATCAACGGTTACGGCTATGCCCATCGGTGGGTTGCCCATAACCGCATCTTTCGGCTCTTCCGGCGCGACAAGGCATCGGTCGACCTCTCCCGCCGCGTGCATGAAACCTACAAGGTCCCTGGCGAGACAGCCCTGATTCAGAAAGGCACATTGCTCCACCGCCGCCCGACGTCGGTTGCGAACGAGTTGAGCCGCACGAACGCCTATTCGTCGCTCAAGGTCGAAGCCCAGATGGAGCAGGGAGACGAGCCGAGCATGTCGCGCCTCGTGTTCTCACCCTGGGTCAATTTCCTCAAATTTTACGTCGGCAAGCGCTATTTTCTCTGCGGCCGCCACGGCTACGTCCATTCTGCGATGGTGTTTCTCTATTCTTATGTGACCGAGGCGAAGCTGTTCGAAGCGCGCGACTCCAGCTCCAATGGCAGCTCGGTCAAAGCCGGCGAATAG